TCCGATTTGTTCATCACATAGACATCTTTGGCCAGCATGACTTCATTAGTAAGTATACCAGCAATAATCGCCTCTGCCATTGAACCGGCTCCTACGAAAACGATTGTCCCCATCCTCATCAATCCTTTCAAGTGAATAAAAAAAGCGCTTCCGTCCCGATATAATCAGGACGAAAACGCATGTTTCCGCGGTACCACCTAAATTTGCCGGAATGGTCCGGCACAACTTTCAAGCTTTCGTAACGTGAAAGGGACGGCCATGTTTCCATGGCAGCTCGGAAGCAGGTTCGGGGTAGGAGAGGGATAGCGGTTCTCAGTCGGTGACCGCGCTTCCTGTTTCCTTCACTACCTCTACTCGTCTTCGTCAACGCTCAAGTATTGTAAATTAAAGAGATTATTGCACGTTGTCAGACAAAAGTCAACAATTATAAAAAGTCTTGGAACATATATACGATGCCGATAACAAGAGCCGTAAGCAGAACAGTGAACATTACTTTCCATACGCTGATCGGGGCTTTGCCGCTTACTTTTCCCGTCTGCCCATTCACAAGGAAGCGGTACACGTTATTGTTGAAGGTGAATGACGAAATCCAGAGCGGCAGCAAAATATGTTTGAATGTTATCCCGTCATATGACGTGTCCACTTTCACAATTCTTACTTCATCGCCCGTTTCCTTTCGGAGAATTCGATTCCTTATTCGTTGATCGATAATGCCACGAGCTGAAAACCAGCCCTCTTTTAGCGGAATGGAATATCGTTCTGCAAGGAAGCCCGATAAATATTCCGTCCTATAGTCGAGTAAGCCACCAAGTTGGAAAGGCTCAACTTTGTCGATTAAACCGGAGGCGACATTACGTGATGCCTTAACTAATACATCATCGAAAAATTCATTATATGTGCCGTATTGGGTGCGCCATCTTATTTTCCTGACCTGCTCGGTAACTTGCTCGGCCTTTCCGTCGCGATGCACAGTCTTTGTCACGGTAACATAATAGTACGTTCCAATCTTTACTGTGTAGGAGGATTTAGTATCCGAGTCAAACGTCCAATAAGGGATATATGCACCACTGATTTTTTGCAGCTCATAATCTTTTTTCAACTTTGAAGGTGCGAAATATCTTTTGGATATCCATGTTTTGAATTTCTCAACAGCTTGTTCCTTTGATATGTGAAAGGGAAGCACCAATGCCGGTTTAATACCCGCATCATGGTCCGTAACGGCAATATGAGACGAACCGCAAAAAGTGCAGAAATCAGCAACTTTATCATTATCCAACAATGTTTCCGCGCCGCAATTCTCACATTTAAAGACCCGTTTCTCATTGCTCCAACTATGATCTGCCAGATCCAATGCATCCAAATAGTCATGTTCTGTCGTATTTTCGCGGGTTGCTATAATTTCCACTTCAGTTCCGCAAAAAGGGCATTTTAAACCTCGGGAAACAGGGTCGTAAACTGCATTTCCTCCGCATGAACCGCATTGATTTACCTCTGTTTCTTCAATTGTCTCAACTACTAGGAAGTCGTTGTCTGCATTCGTCATTCCGTCACCCCGTCACGTTCAGCCATCCAGGCTATCTCCGCAATCTCCACAAAACTTTGCTGTAGGGCCATTAGTTGCGCCGCATCTCGCACATTTTTTCTCTGTCACTTGTTTTGCGCCGCATTCTCCGCAGAAATTTGAACCTTCTTTGATTTCTGCGTGACAATTGACACACGGGACTTTCTTTACTTGAACAGAAGTTCCGCATTCTGGGCAGAATTTTGCCGTCGCCCGAATTTGCGCTTGGCAGTGTGGGCAAGCCATTTTTGCCGGTTCGGCCGAAGGGGCTGCATGTTGCTGATTTGCGGAGAAAGCTCCTGCCATCATATTACCTATAGCAGCGCCCGCTCCGATGCCGGCACCAGTGGCCGCCATACCGCCACCTTCGTTCTGGGCGGCATCACGGATCGCTTCGGCTGCCTGATATTGCGTGTACGTATTCATATTGCCTAGAACACCCATCGTCGTCCGCTTGTCCATAGCTTCCTCTACTTCTTTTGGGAGTGACAAATTTTCAATAAAGAGGGAAGTGATTTCAAAGCCGAATTCAGCAAAGCGTTCCTTCATCTTCTCTCTACCTTGTGTGCTTAGTTCGTCATAGTGCATGGCAAGGTCTAGTGCAGGTATTTGCGATTCTGCAAATAGATCTGTCAATCCGGAAAGGATCATCTTTTTCAAGTGATTTTCAATGCTGCTCGTATCATACGAACTGTTGGTGCCAAACAGCTCTTTTAAAAAACGTGCAGCGTCGGAAACTCTGTACGAATAGATGCCATAGCCACGTAAGCGGATCATCCCGAAATCCGCATCACGCATCATAATCGGATTGGAAGTTCCCCATTTTTGATTAATGAACTGCTTTGTATTCACAAAATAGACTTCAGCCTTGAAAGGGGAATTGAATCCGGTTTTCCAAGACTTCAGCTTCGTCAATACAGGCATGTTTTGCGTATATAAAACATGATGCCCTGGCGTGAACACATCGGCAATTTCGCCTTCATTTACGAATACAGCTACTTGCGATTCACGAACGATCAAGCTTGCGCCCATTTTTATCTCGTTATTTTGCACAGGAAAACGGTAAACCATTGTATTGGAATTTTGGTCCGTCCATTCTATGACCTCAATGAATTGACTCTTGAAAAAATTAAAAATCCCCATATTCATCCCCCTTGGAAAAAGATATCGTCATTATAGTATACTACGGATTAATCGATTAAAGGTTTCAAGATTGGGTTTGCCATGAGTGACGTAGCTGGAGAAAAGAGGTACAATGGACTGAATAACCATTCATTATTATAAATCTGATTGAACTTGAAGGAGTTTACTTATATGATACATAAAATCGAAATTCCAACGCCGTTCGCGGTAGGAGATGTCAATGCATTTGTCGTCAAAGGGGATGCTTTATCACTTGTTGACGCGGGACCTAAAACACCAGAGGCATACGAGGCGATAAAACGAGGCCTGAAAGAAATCGGTTATACATTCAATGATATAGAGCAAGTCGTTCTGACTCATCATCACCCCGATCATGCCGGCTGGATGGATGCATTTGACAAGGCGGAAGTGGTCGGTCATCCGTATAACAACCTATGGCTGAAGAGGGATCAGGCATTCATGGAGTACCATGACCGCTTTTATTTGCAATGTCTAAAGGAAGAAGGCGTGCCGGAGGTCTATTTCAATTGGGTGGAAAAGATGAAAAGGCCGATACGTTTGATGGGGGACCGGACGCTGAACAGGACAATCGAAGAGGGCGACGAGTGGACAGGCCATCCAGGCTGGACCATCATGGAAACACTCGGACATGCTCAAAGCCATATTGTTTTATTCAATGAAAAGACAGGGGAGATGATTGGGGGAGACCTTGTACTGGAAAAAGTATCGTCCAATCCTTTAATCGAACCTCCTGCGGAACGTAACGCAGAGCGTCCGAAGTCGTTATTGCAATACAATGCTTCTTTGACACGTCTGTTAGATCTGCCGATTGATATCGTTTACGGCGGTCATGGAAATGAAGTTCGGAATGTCCATCCTCTAATCGAATTAAGACTTCAGAAACAACATGAACGGGCAATGAAAGTGCATTCGATGCTAAATGACGGAAGTAGGACGATTTATGAGCTGACACAGCAATTGTTCCCGACTGTCTATGAAAAAGAACTTGGCCTAACACTATCCGAGACAATCGGACAAACTGATTATTTAGTATCAAAAGGGCTTGTACGAGAAACGATTGGAGAGGGCGGTATTTTGTATTATGAACAAACGTAAGACCGTTCTAATAACCGGGGCGACGAGCGGTGTCGGCTATGCAACTGCGATGCGTCTGTTAGCTGACGCCAACCGGTACACTGTTTATGCAACGGGAAGGGCTCCGGACAAGCTTTGGGAATTGCAAAACGAAGGGGCAATTGCCATTCCTGCGGATATAACAAACAAGGATGAGAAGGAAAACCTTTTGGAGCAGACCGGCCCATTGGATATCGTCATCTTTTCAGCTGGGGTAGGGCATTTCGAAACCGCCCATGAATTGTCTGATCAAGAAATCCAATCGATGATGGATACAAATTTCATAGCCCCAGTCGGACTGACGAAGCGCGTCCTTCCACAAATGATAGATCGACGGCAAGGGCACCTCATTTATATCGGTTCGCAGGCAGGAAAAGTGGCGACACCGAAAGCCTCCGTCTATGCAGCGACTAAGCATGCATTAATCGGATATACGAACGCGTTGCGCATGGAGGTTGCCCCGTTTGACATCAATGTTTCCGTCATTCATCCGGGTCCGATTGATACTCCATTCATAGATGGAGCAGACAAAACGGGAAACTATCGTTCATCGCTCGGCAGACATTTGCTGCAAGTCGAAACTGTAGCAGATGCAGTCATCCGAACAATTGACAAGCCTGTCCGTGAAATTAATCTACCCGGCATTATGGGGCTCACAAGCAAACTGTATGCACTCACTCCTGGATTAGTTGAAAAAGTCGGTCGTAAATATTTTATGAAGAAATAATTGAGGGAAAAGAACTTGTAAATCCGCAAAAAAGTCCAATACTACATAATAAAAGAGCATGATCCCAACTTCGGACCATGCTCTTCTTTCCGCACCGGAAAATTTGATTGTTTGTATCCTTGCTTCAAACTGTTCTTCCTGACAAACAGTAAACGCCCGTCAGTGCAGTTTGATCGATCTGACCCCTGACTTTAAAAAGTTTGGTCCTATTCGTGAATGACCATAATGGGTGTCAGCTTCAAGTTGCACTTCCACAAAAAACTTACCTCTTACCGTACTTAAAGTGGCCGGAACAATACTGTTTTTCCCCGGACGAGTGTTCCACTTGCCAGTAAAGCAAATTTTCCGCCAAGGCTGTGCAAATCTCCGTGGAATCGACCATCGTGCTATCTCATCCACTTTCGTTCTGCCTTGTATTCTACATATACCCTTCACTACAATAGGATAAACACAAATTTCAAAATTTTTTTATTAATTTTTATCTCTTGCCATTTGTTCCTGCGCTAATCGGACCATCTCTTTCACCATATTTCCGCCAATTGGGCCACCTATCTTCCCAGCCTGTTCCGATGTCAGTTTGCCATTGTATTCTTCTGAAAGGGGAATGCCCAATTCCTTTGCAATTTCAAACTTGACCGCATGCGGTTGGTCGTCATCCACCACATATCCTTTTGCTTTCATAACATCCACTTTCAGCTGATCCAATTGTTTGCGTGCCTCAGGAACTAAAACACGATTTTTTCTTCCCATCCACTCATCTCCTTTCCAGCATAGTCTTTCCCGAAAATCAATAATGATGTTGATAGTAAAATATACATTGCTTCTCGAATGCATTAGCAGTTCAACATGTTATACTAAAATGAAATCAATTAAATGAACAAAACGATTAAAAACAGGAGGCGAGCTTGGATATGAAAACTGTAACCATTGAACATATCGTAAAGCGATTCTCATTGGAAGTCCTTGTTGGACATCATATGCTAAGTAAAATCTTAAAAAAGACGAAAGTCAGAAGACCGGGCTTGGAGTTTATGGATAAATTTGATTTTATTGCGACGGAACATGTCCAAATTCTAGGGAAGAATGAAATCAATTACTTGCATACGCTTTCGGATGAAGAATGCAAGCTCCGAATCGCCAATATTGTCCAATACGATCCACCGTGCATCATTATTACGTCCAATCAGGAAGAACCGCTTGGTTTAAGGCAATATTGTACAGAAGAACAAATACCCGTCTTACGGACACCTGATTCGACGAGTGAAATGAGCGCCAAGCTGGATGCTTACGTCACGAAAGAGATGGCACCTGAAATTGCCGTCCATGGCGTATGTGTCAATGTAGCTGGCATTGGAATCCTGCTCCGTGGAAAGTCGGGAGTGGGGAAGAGCGAAACGGCCCATACACTGATCGGCAGGGGGCATCGATTGATTGCAGACGATATCGTTGTGCTGAAAAAACTTAGTCCGCAAACTCTTCTCGGCACACATGACGAAACTAACAAGGAATTTCTGGCGTTACGTAGCATCGGTCTGCTCAACGTTGTCAGGCTTTATGGCCGTGCGGCTTTTCAAGAAGAAAGCCGAATTGCGCTCGATATTGAATTGACGGAGTGGAAAGACAATGCATTGAATAATGAACTTGAACTGGACACGAAATTCAAGTCTTATATGGATGTTCCAGTTCCGCATATCCAAATCCAACTACAACCGGGTAGAGATGTGGCAGGTTTAATTGAGGCGGCAGCAAATAACTGGTATTTACAACAGCAAGGATATAGTGCTGCAGAAGAATTCAAGAAGCGGCTTGAATCAGAATTTAATTAATAAAGCTGTAGAAGAGATTTAACATATAATTTAAAAGAACCGATGGATTCGTCCATCGGTTCAGACTGTTGACAAACACCAAGAATTTCGGTGTTTGCCTATTGTCTTTTTTCTTTTAAAATAGAGATAAAGCTAACAATGTTGATTTCCGCTGCGAGCGGACGCTTTCCGCGGGCACGGCTTCAGCCGCTTCCCTCGCTGCGCTCAGTCCAGGGTCTTCAGCACGTGCTCTTCCCGCAGGAGTCGCCGCTCTCCGCTTCAATCAACGGTGTTTCCTATTAACTGAATGAGGTGATGGATATGATGACGAAGAATCAAATTAATGAACGCGAACAGTTGGAAATGCTGACAATAGAACAGTTGGTTCCTCAAGACCATCTGGTGCGCAAACTGGATGCAGCCATTGATTTCTCCTTCATCTATCCATTAGTTGAAGATCTTTACTCAACCATTGGGAGACCCAGCATAGATCCTGTGGTACTGATCAAGATGACATTCATTCAGTATACCTTCGGCATCCGCTCCATGCGCCAGACAATCAAGGAAATTGAAACGAACGTGGCATATCGCTGGTTCCTAGGCTTCGGCTTTCATACAGAGGTTCCTCCCTTCTCCACGTTCGGGAAGAACTATGTCCGTCGTTTTGCAGATACTGATCTTTTTGAGCAGATCTTCTATAAAGTTCTAAACGAGGTGGCAAACCGTGGGCTTCTCAGCCCAGAACATGTCTTTATTGATTCGACTCATGTGAAAGCGAGTGCGAATAAGAGAAAGTTTGAGAAGAACGTGGAGAGCGCCGGCTATGGAGGCTGAAATGATACCCCTGTCTTAAAGGATTTCCAGTTGATTGGAGTGCAGGGCGGCGACTCCTGGGGGATTAGCGCAGCGTGAAGACCCCGCAGGAGCGAAGCGACGAGGAGGCTGAGGGCAAGCCCCCCGGAAAGCGTCCGCCCGGAATGGAAATCAACGTTATTTCAGTCTACTGACAGTTAAAATGTAGATGTTTAAGCAAAAGGGTTGGAAATTTGTCTACAGTCTGAACCGATGGATTCGCCCATCGGTTTTTTACCTATAGATTTTTATTGATCAATGCATTTTTTACCATTTGATTAATGTATTCCAACGTCTTTTGTTGAGCTTCTTCCAAACTATAATCTAGCCGGTTATTCAATATATTCGTGAGCATCCCTTGCCATAAAAGATTAGTCATTTCATTAAGTGAATCTACTTGTCGTTCATCGATCAGTCCATCCTGTGCTACCAATTGTAAAAGTGACTTTCCTCTTTTCGTCATACTTCGTTCGAACAAAATCGGTTTCAACTCTTCGGGGATATTGATTAAGTCAGAAGGGTACATCTCATAATAACGTTCAATCATCCTTTCCGGATGATCCCCAAGATCCATAATGAACACTGCATGGAAAATGGCGGGCTGCTGGAAGGAATGTCTGCAGAAGCATTCCCATGCAAGCATATACTTCTCCAAAGAAGTTTGTCCTTTCTGCATGCTTTCCGTAACTTCCTCCGTATATTCTTTCAACAGCTTCATCGATGCAAAGAAAATCAAATGTGATACTTCACCAAAGTAATTGTATATCGTCGCACTGTTGTATCCGGCACGGTCTGCGACCTTCCGAATCGTTACTTGATTTATTCCATCCTCATTTATAATCTCTTTTGTCGCATCAATAAAATATTTCCACATGCGGCTCAATTGAATTTTCTTGTTGCTCATAACCTCAACTCCATCCTTTCCAATCCATTAAACATAATACATTATTTACATTATACAATATTTACAAACTATTATTTTTCCTTTTACAATTGTTCTATCATTTTTCCTGTGGTAGAATAATCGATATTAATAAATAATCATGATTAGTATATCTTATCTGATTATCAGAGGTGTTTCCATCTAATCTTTCAATACTAGGAAACTTATCTTTGAAAGCGCTATCAAATTAAGGAATGGTAGTGTTGCAATGTAAAAAATTAAATAGGGGTGGGAACATGAATAAAGTGAGGATTGATCCATTTATCTTTTGGGCATCACTAGCAGTCATTATTGCGGCAACAGTTTTGCTAGTTGTCAATCGATCAACTGCAGAGCCGTATTTGGATAATATGATGACTGCGATTACGTATAAGATGGATTGGGCGTTTCAGTTTTTGACAATTGGTTTGTTCATTCTACTGATCTGGTTAGCATTCAGCCGCTATGGAAAGATTACGCTAGGTGAAGGAAAGCCTGAGTTTTCAACATTCAGTTGGGGAACGATGCTGTTTACGGCAGGCA
The genomic region above belongs to Sporosarcina sp. Marseille-Q4943 and contains:
- a CDS encoding zinc ribbon domain-containing protein, translated to MTNADNDFLVVETIEETEVNQCGSCGGNAVYDPVSRGLKCPFCGTEVEIIATRENTTEHDYLDALDLADHSWSNEKRVFKCENCGAETLLDNDKVADFCTFCGSSHIAVTDHDAGIKPALVLPFHISKEQAVEKFKTWISKRYFAPSKLKKDYELQKISGAYIPYWTFDSDTKSSYTVKIGTYYYVTVTKTVHRDGKAEQVTEQVRKIRWRTQYGTYNEFFDDVLVKASRNVASGLIDKVEPFQLGGLLDYRTEYLSGFLAERYSIPLKEGWFSARGIIDQRIRNRILRKETGDEVRIVKVDTSYDGITFKHILLPLWISSFTFNNNVYRFLVNGQTGKVSGKAPISVWKVMFTVLLTALVIGIVYMFQDFL
- a CDS encoding SPFH domain-containing protein, with the translated sequence MGIFNFFKSQFIEVIEWTDQNSNTMVYRFPVQNNEIKMGASLIVRESQVAVFVNEGEIADVFTPGHHVLYTQNMPVLTKLKSWKTGFNSPFKAEVYFVNTKQFINQKWGTSNPIMMRDADFGMIRLRGYGIYSYRVSDAARFLKELFGTNSSYDTSSIENHLKKMILSGLTDLFAESQIPALDLAMHYDELSTQGREKMKERFAEFGFEITSLFIENLSLPKEVEEAMDKRTTMGVLGNMNTYTQYQAAEAIRDAAQNEGGGMAATGAGIGAGAAIGNMMAGAFSANQQHAAPSAEPAKMACPHCQAQIRATAKFCPECGTSVQVKKVPCVNCHAEIKEGSNFCGECGAKQVTEKKCARCGATNGPTAKFCGDCGDSLDG
- a CDS encoding MBL fold metallo-hydrolase, with product MIHKIEIPTPFAVGDVNAFVVKGDALSLVDAGPKTPEAYEAIKRGLKEIGYTFNDIEQVVLTHHHPDHAGWMDAFDKAEVVGHPYNNLWLKRDQAFMEYHDRFYLQCLKEEGVPEVYFNWVEKMKRPIRLMGDRTLNRTIEEGDEWTGHPGWTIMETLGHAQSHIVLFNEKTGEMIGGDLVLEKVSSNPLIEPPAERNAERPKSLLQYNASLTRLLDLPIDIVYGGHGNEVRNVHPLIELRLQKQHERAMKVHSMLNDGSRTIYELTQQLFPTVYEKELGLTLSETIGQTDYLVSKGLVRETIGEGGILYYEQT
- a CDS encoding SDR family oxidoreductase — its product is MNKRKTVLITGATSGVGYATAMRLLADANRYTVYATGRAPDKLWELQNEGAIAIPADITNKDEKENLLEQTGPLDIVIFSAGVGHFETAHELSDQEIQSMMDTNFIAPVGLTKRVLPQMIDRRQGHLIYIGSQAGKVATPKASVYAATKHALIGYTNALRMEVAPFDINVSVIHPGPIDTPFIDGADKTGNYRSSLGRHLLQVETVADAVIRTIDKPVREINLPGIMGLTSKLYALTPGLVEKVGRKYFMKK
- a CDS encoding alpha/beta-type small acid-soluble spore protein; translated protein: MGRKNRVLVPEARKQLDQLKVDVMKAKGYVVDDDQPHAVKFEIAKELGIPLSEEYNGKLTSEQAGKIGGPIGGNMVKEMVRLAQEQMARDKN
- the hprK gene encoding HPr(Ser) kinase/phosphatase, coding for MKTVTIEHIVKRFSLEVLVGHHMLSKILKKTKVRRPGLEFMDKFDFIATEHVQILGKNEINYLHTLSDEECKLRIANIVQYDPPCIIITSNQEEPLGLRQYCTEEQIPVLRTPDSTSEMSAKLDAYVTKEMAPEIAVHGVCVNVAGIGILLRGKSGVGKSETAHTLIGRGHRLIADDIVVLKKLSPQTLLGTHDETNKEFLALRSIGLLNVVRLYGRAAFQEESRIALDIELTEWKDNALNNELELDTKFKSYMDVPVPHIQIQLQPGRDVAGLIEAAANNWYLQQQGYSAAEEFKKRLESEFN
- a CDS encoding TetR/AcrR family transcriptional regulator produces the protein MSNKKIQLSRMWKYFIDATKEIINEDGINQVTIRKVADRAGYNSATIYNYFGEVSHLIFFASMKLLKEYTEEVTESMQKGQTSLEKYMLAWECFCRHSFQQPAIFHAVFIMDLGDHPERMIERYYEMYPSDLINIPEELKPILFERSMTKRGKSLLQLVAQDGLIDERQVDSLNEMTNLLWQGMLTNILNNRLDYSLEEAQQKTLEYINQMVKNALINKNL